Genomic DNA from Vanrija pseudolonga chromosome 3, complete sequence:
CTTAGCAACTGTCTCTCCGTCATTGGCTCGGCTCAGACCGTCTCGGACAACACTTGCAAGTATGGCTTCTGCAGTGAGTTGGCCGACGATGACCTTGCACTCCTTGTTCTAAACACGTATCAGACGTCGTTCTTCCCTCCGGTGCCACTCGCAAGCGTTCGCTTGAGAAGGCTCTCAAGCCCAGCTGCCCTCCGTTCCAGAAGCTCTGCAAGACTACCAAGGGCACCGTCAAGAATTCGTTCCTCGttcagctcgacgagggcaacTATGACGGCTACGAGTGTGTCGACACCCTTCACGACCTCGAGTCTTGTGGTGGCTgccccggcgtcgacggcatcgacTGCACGACCATTGCCGGCGCCTCCGACGTGTCTTGTGTGCTCGGCTCATGCAAGGTCCACGCTTGCGATGAGGGCCTCACTCTTACCCGCGGCGTCTGTGTTTAAAGTGCTCCTTTGAAGTTGATTGTTATAGACGTAGGCCGAACCGTAGTTTCTACTGG
This window encodes:
- the priA_7 gene encoding Protein priA, yielding MKFFTTILAVTFAAVAVQAQTCGDGTTAGPVDPAKVNSCISGCTQTAAASVPGCDPLDRGCICGGSTSAGTAQQQAFYKAAVNCLISNCLSVIGSAQTVSDNTCKYGFCNVVLPSGATRKRSLEKALKPSCPPFQKLCKTTKGTVKNSFLVQLDEGNYDGYECVDTLHDLESCGGCPGVDGIDCTTIAGASDVSCVLGSCKVHACDEGLTLTRGVCV